The proteins below are encoded in one region of Limnochorda pilosa:
- a CDS encoding ABC transporter ATP-binding protein, whose product MARVETKNLKKHFDGVRAVDGVDLSIEDGELLVLLGPSGCGKTTLMRMVAGLEHPTEGEIYIGGLLADASVPPRERGVAMVFQSYALYPHKRAFDNIAFPLQSVRMAAERIQQKVVEGARMFGIGHLLQRFPRELSGGERQRVALSRAVVRDPEVFLLDEPLSNLDAKLRATARDELKQFQRQLGTTTIYVTHDQVEAMGLGDRIAVMNQGQVRQVGTPREVYSDPADTFVATFVGSPPMNLLDLDAGTILGFRPESFLPVDAYGEGRALRRFGFRVRRVEYLGSDRLIYGHLEEGAPRAAREASIIAKLPFTVPAALREGERYDFGVPEEELRFFDRATGLRRSHGRQ is encoded by the coding sequence GTGGCACGGGTCGAGACGAAGAACCTGAAGAAGCACTTCGACGGAGTCCGGGCCGTGGACGGGGTCGATCTCTCCATCGAGGACGGGGAGCTGCTGGTGCTCTTGGGCCCGTCGGGTTGCGGCAAGACCACGCTCATGCGCATGGTGGCAGGGCTCGAGCACCCCACCGAGGGCGAGATCTACATCGGCGGCCTTCTGGCCGATGCGAGCGTGCCGCCCCGGGAGCGGGGCGTGGCCATGGTCTTCCAGAGCTACGCCCTCTACCCGCACAAGCGGGCCTTCGACAACATCGCCTTCCCGCTCCAGTCGGTGCGGATGGCGGCCGAGCGGATCCAGCAGAAGGTGGTCGAAGGGGCCAGGATGTTCGGCATCGGGCACCTCCTGCAGCGCTTCCCCCGGGAGCTCTCGGGCGGCGAGCGGCAGCGGGTGGCCCTCTCGCGGGCGGTGGTGCGCGACCCCGAGGTCTTCCTCCTCGACGAGCCGCTCTCCAACCTGGACGCCAAGCTGCGGGCCACGGCCCGGGACGAGCTGAAGCAGTTCCAGCGCCAGCTGGGCACCACCACCATCTACGTAACCCACGACCAGGTGGAGGCTATGGGGCTGGGCGACCGCATCGCCGTCATGAACCAAGGCCAGGTGCGGCAGGTAGGCACGCCCAGGGAGGTCTACTCGGACCCGGCCGACACCTTCGTGGCTACCTTCGTGGGCTCACCGCCCATGAACCTGCTGGACCTGGACGCGGGAACGATCCTGGGCTTCCGGCCTGAGAGCTTCCTGCCCGTGGACGCGTACGGCGAGGGGCGGGCGCTGCGCCGCTTCGGTTTCCGGGTACGCCGCGTGGAGTATCTTGGCTCAGACCGGCTCATCTACGGCCACCTGGAAGAGGGGGCTCCCCGGGCCGCCCGGGAGGCGTCCATCATCGCCAAGCTCCCCTTCACTGTGCCGGCGGCCTTGCGGGAAGGCGAGCGGTACGACTTCGGCGTGCCCGAGGAGGAGCTGCGCTTCTTCGACCGGGCCACGGGACTGAGGCGATCTCATGGGCGTCAGTAG
- a CDS encoding DUF2935 domain-containing protein — protein sequence MLSVIDPLLADHVLREAERFLEILRALERGEEQVPAGERF from the coding sequence GTGCTGAGCGTGATCGACCCGCTTCTGGCCGACCACGTGCTGCGGGAAGCAGAGCGCTTTTTGGAGATCCTGCGGGCCTTGGAGCGAGGGGAGGAGCAGGTGCCCGCTGGCGAGAGGTTCTGA
- a CDS encoding ABC transporter substrate-binding protein, whose product MSSTRLGLGDGFHDGNVSAGTTPSPAGKGLMNRDPDVTRRTVLKWAGSGALAVAAAPYVFVPRVRAQGRQTLRIIQWSHFVPAYDVWFDQYAQEWGKQNNVQVTVDHIAFSDLVPRANAEVAAQEGHDLFMFISPPAAFEPHVLDMADVVQEVERRHGPILDLAKRSTYNPVTEKWFGFSDNYVPDPGDYLKSIWSGIGMPDGPKTWEDLLNGGKAIRQKYPQVQIPVGIGLSQDIDSNMASRALLWSYGASVQDENERVVLNSDATLQAVEFMATLYREAMSPAVLSWNASSNNQAFNASQTAYIVNSISAYRTAQDNGLPVADDTFFVEPLKGPTGLQWASEHVMGAYFIWQFAKSPDLAKKFLVDLVDNYRDAVMASKLYNFPSFPGSVAEKGVPLAERQAAGQEWMVQVTGNDPFGSNPPNKLAALKNALQWSTNVGHPGPANPAIGEVFDSFVLPDMFAKVATGALTAKEAVAEAEARVKEIFARWRERGLVA is encoded by the coding sequence GTGAGCAGCACACGTCTTGGCTTGGGCGACGGGTTTCACGACGGCAACGTGTCCGCAGGTACGACGCCTTCACCGGCTGGCAAGGGACTCATGAACCGCGACCCGGACGTGACCCGGCGCACCGTCCTCAAGTGGGCGGGCTCGGGGGCCTTGGCGGTCGCGGCGGCTCCGTACGTCTTCGTGCCCCGGGTTCGCGCCCAGGGCCGGCAGACCCTGCGCATCATCCAGTGGAGCCACTTCGTTCCCGCCTACGACGTCTGGTTCGACCAGTACGCCCAGGAGTGGGGCAAGCAGAACAACGTCCAGGTCACCGTGGACCATATCGCGTTCTCAGACCTGGTGCCCCGGGCCAACGCAGAGGTTGCGGCCCAGGAGGGCCACGACCTCTTCATGTTCATCTCGCCACCGGCGGCCTTCGAGCCCCACGTGCTCGACATGGCCGACGTGGTCCAGGAGGTGGAGCGCCGGCACGGGCCCATCCTGGACCTGGCCAAGCGGAGCACCTACAACCCCGTCACGGAGAAGTGGTTCGGCTTCTCCGACAACTACGTGCCTGACCCCGGCGACTACCTGAAGAGCATCTGGAGCGGCATCGGCATGCCCGACGGCCCCAAGACGTGGGAGGACCTCTTGAACGGCGGCAAGGCCATCCGGCAGAAATACCCGCAGGTCCAGATCCCGGTGGGCATCGGCCTCTCCCAGGACATCGACTCCAACATGGCGAGCCGGGCGCTGCTCTGGTCGTACGGGGCCTCGGTGCAGGACGAGAACGAGCGGGTGGTGCTCAACTCCGATGCCACCCTCCAGGCCGTGGAGTTCATGGCCACGCTTTACAGGGAGGCCATGAGCCCGGCGGTGCTCAGCTGGAACGCGTCGTCCAACAACCAGGCGTTCAACGCTAGCCAGACCGCCTACATCGTCAACTCCATCTCGGCCTACCGCACCGCGCAGGACAACGGCCTGCCTGTGGCGGACGATACCTTCTTCGTCGAGCCCCTCAAGGGCCCGACCGGCCTCCAGTGGGCCAGCGAGCACGTGATGGGCGCCTACTTCATCTGGCAGTTCGCCAAGAGCCCCGACCTGGCCAAGAAGTTCCTCGTGGACCTGGTGGACAACTACCGGGACGCGGTGATGGCGAGCAAGCTCTACAACTTCCCGTCCTTCCCGGGCTCGGTGGCCGAGAAGGGCGTGCCGCTCGCAGAACGGCAGGCGGCGGGCCAGGAATGGATGGTCCAGGTCACCGGGAACGACCCCTTCGGCTCCAATCCTCCGAACAAGCTGGCCGCCCTCAAGAACGCCCTCCAGTGGTCCACCAACGTGGGGCATCCCGGGCCGGCCAACCCCGCCATCGGCGAGGTCTTCGACAGCTTCGTCCTACCCGACATGTTCGCCAAGGTGGCCACGGGGGCGTTGACCGCGAAAGAGGCCGTGGCCGAAGCGGAAGCCCGGGTGAAGGAGATCTTCGCCAGGTGGCGTGAGCGGGGCCTGGTGGCCTGA
- a CDS encoding cation diffusion facilitator family transporter — protein MDGARDTGAQAQMRAIRRVLWVVLLLNWAVASAKLLVGSWIRSASMVADGFHSFSDGASNVVGLVGVSMAAQPSDPEHPYGHKKFETFASLVIGFMLVFVLIEIVRSAAVRVLHPLHPEVSVASLVVMAVTMVVNAGVSTYERRAGRRLGSDVLISDSAHTASDVLVSVSVLGTLVAARLGYPRLDTFMTFVVAGFIGRAAWQILRHAFAVLGDTVALPEASLRQVVLEVEGVLACDQIRSRGRPDDIKVDAVIRVDPALDVDRAHAIADAVEARVRASFPGVTDVVVHVEPASGRLPLARC, from the coding sequence ATGGACGGCGCACGGGATACAGGCGCCCAGGCGCAGATGCGGGCGATCCGCAGGGTGCTCTGGGTGGTGCTTCTCCTCAACTGGGCGGTGGCGTCCGCCAAGCTCCTGGTAGGCTCCTGGATCCGCAGCGCCAGCATGGTGGCCGACGGCTTCCACTCCTTCTCCGACGGCGCCTCCAACGTGGTGGGCCTGGTGGGCGTGAGCATGGCGGCCCAGCCCAGCGACCCCGAGCACCCCTACGGTCACAAGAAGTTCGAGACCTTCGCCTCGCTGGTCATCGGCTTCATGCTCGTCTTCGTCCTCATCGAGATCGTGCGCTCGGCGGCGGTGCGGGTGCTGCACCCCCTCCACCCCGAAGTGAGCGTGGCCAGCCTGGTCGTCATGGCCGTCACGATGGTGGTGAACGCCGGCGTCTCCACCTACGAGCGCCGGGCGGGCCGGCGGCTGGGTTCCGACGTCCTCATCTCCGACAGCGCCCACACCGCGAGCGACGTGCTGGTCTCGGTTTCGGTTCTGGGAACCCTGGTGGCGGCGCGCCTCGGCTACCCCCGGCTGGACACCTTCATGACCTTCGTGGTTGCGGGCTTCATCGGCCGCGCCGCCTGGCAGATCCTGCGCCACGCCTTCGCCGTCCTGGGCGATACGGTCGCCCTCCCCGAGGCGTCGCTGCGGCAGGTGGTCCTGGAGGTGGAGGGCGTTCTCGCATGCGACCAGATCCGCAGCCGAGGGCGTCCCGACGACATCAAGGTGGACGCCGTCATCCGGGTCGACCCCGCCCTGGACGTAGACCGGGCCCATGCCATCGCCGACGCGGTGGAAGCGCGCGTCCGTGCCTCCTTCCCCGGCGTGACGGACGTGGTCGTCCATGTGGAGCCGGCATCGGGCAGGCTGCCCCTGGCCAGGTGCTGA
- a CDS encoding L-cystine transporter, which translates to MTYIGHEILWEVVTSVLTTAVHVVILLLLIAGLAWMQVRRLSFSARVFSGLGLGILFGIVLHQVYGPGSEVLKSSIDWFNLVGVGYVKLLQMIVIPLVFISIVAAFTKMELTQNVGKVSGLILLVLVGTTAIAAAVGIASAGAFDLQAVQIPQGNAELAQAARLEQTFATIEGRTLPQQILELIPANPFLDFTGARRSSTLAVVIFAAFVGLAYLGVRRRDPQAAETFERLVQALNGVVMGMVRIVIRLTPYGVLALMTRVAATSDYAAIWQLGKFVVASYAALLVMFGIHLLLLTLAGLNPAAYVRKVLPVLGFAFTSRSSAATLPLNVRAQTEELGVPQGIANFAGSLGLSIGQNGCAGIYPAMLAVMIAPTVGIDPFTPSFLATVIAVVAISSFGVAGVGGGATFAAILVLSVLGLPVGLAGLLISIEPLIDMGRTAVNVSGAMTAGVLTSRLTRQLNAETYVGVGLREQA; encoded by the coding sequence ATGACTTACATTGGGCATGAGATCCTCTGGGAGGTGGTCACGTCCGTGCTGACGACGGCGGTTCATGTCGTCATCCTTCTGCTCTTGATCGCTGGGCTTGCCTGGATGCAGGTGCGGCGGCTGTCCTTCTCGGCGCGCGTCTTCTCGGGGCTCGGGCTCGGGATCCTCTTCGGGATCGTCCTGCACCAGGTGTACGGGCCCGGATCCGAGGTCCTCAAGAGCTCCATCGACTGGTTCAACCTGGTCGGGGTCGGGTACGTGAAGCTCCTGCAGATGATCGTGATCCCGCTCGTCTTCATCTCGATCGTGGCAGCGTTCACCAAGATGGAGCTCACGCAGAACGTCGGGAAGGTCAGCGGGCTGATTCTCCTGGTCCTGGTGGGCACCACGGCCATCGCGGCCGCGGTGGGCATCGCCTCGGCGGGGGCGTTCGACCTCCAGGCGGTCCAGATCCCGCAGGGCAACGCGGAGCTGGCTCAGGCGGCACGCCTGGAGCAGACCTTCGCCACCATCGAGGGAAGGACGCTACCCCAGCAGATCCTCGAGCTCATCCCGGCGAACCCGTTCCTGGACTTCACCGGGGCCAGGCGGAGCTCCACCCTCGCGGTGGTGATCTTCGCCGCCTTCGTTGGGCTCGCCTACCTGGGCGTGAGACGGCGCGACCCCCAGGCGGCCGAGACCTTCGAACGGCTGGTGCAGGCGCTCAACGGCGTGGTCATGGGGATGGTCCGGATCGTCATCCGCCTGACGCCTTACGGCGTGCTGGCCCTCATGACCCGGGTGGCAGCCACCAGCGACTACGCGGCCATCTGGCAGCTCGGGAAGTTCGTGGTGGCCTCGTACGCGGCGCTCCTGGTGATGTTCGGCATTCACCTGCTCCTGCTCACCCTGGCCGGCTTGAACCCGGCGGCCTACGTGAGGAAGGTGCTGCCGGTCCTGGGCTTCGCGTTCACGTCCCGGTCCAGCGCCGCGACCCTGCCGCTGAACGTGCGGGCCCAGACCGAGGAGCTCGGCGTCCCGCAGGGGATCGCCAACTTCGCGGGATCCTTGGGGCTCTCCATCGGCCAGAACGGGTGCGCGGGCATCTACCCGGCCATGCTGGCCGTCATGATCGCCCCCACGGTGGGGATCGACCCGTTCACGCCCTCGTTCCTCGCGACCGTGATCGCCGTGGTGGCCATCAGCTCCTTCGGCGTAGCCGGCGTCGGCGGCGGGGCCACCTTCGCGGCGATCCTGGTGCTGTCGGTGCTGGGGCTCCCCGTCGGCCTGGCCGGGCTGCTGATCTCCATCGAGCCCCTGATCGACATGGGGCGGACGGCGGTCAACGTCAGCGGCGCCATGACCGCTGGGGTGCTGACGAGCCGGCTCACCAGGCAGTTGAACGCGGAGACGTACGTGGGCGTGGGGCTGCGGGAGCAGGCGTAG
- a CDS encoding carbohydrate ABC transporter permease, whose translation MGVSRELPGEAVGGVARRGGLRLADRAEWLGTLMLTPALLYVIVLVGIPFVLALVLSLSQASAGSLSFSFVGLKNFARVIHDPIFRRALSNTLLFTVVSQLLVVILATTLALVLNSEFRGKRLVRFLILMPWAAPIALASMAWTWIFDSTFSVINWTLRAVGLMGPGQWFYWFGDPTLATIAIVTVHVWRMLPFATVVLLAGMTSLPKDVEEAAVVDGAGFWRRLFHVDVPLLLPVVTVAVLFGVVFTATDLGVVYLLTRGGPYNTTHVLASYAFQQGILGADLGQGAAIAVFLFPLLVLVAIGMLRVARGSEVGQS comes from the coding sequence ATGGGCGTCAGTAGGGAGCTGCCAGGGGAGGCCGTCGGCGGGGTAGCCCGGCGCGGAGGCCTGCGCCTGGCCGATCGGGCCGAGTGGCTGGGAACCCTCATGCTCACCCCGGCCTTGCTTTATGTCATCGTGCTGGTGGGGATACCCTTCGTGCTGGCGCTGGTGCTCTCCCTGAGCCAGGCCAGCGCGGGAAGCCTTTCCTTCTCGTTCGTGGGGCTGAAGAACTTCGCCCGGGTTATCCACGACCCCATCTTCCGCCGGGCGCTCAGCAACACGTTGCTTTTCACGGTGGTGTCGCAGCTCCTGGTGGTGATCCTGGCCACCACCCTGGCCCTGGTGCTGAACAGCGAGTTCCGAGGGAAGCGCCTGGTGCGCTTCCTCATCCTCATGCCGTGGGCGGCGCCCATCGCCCTGGCCTCCATGGCGTGGACCTGGATCTTCGACTCCACCTTCAGTGTCATCAACTGGACCTTGCGGGCGGTGGGGCTCATGGGCCCCGGCCAGTGGTTCTACTGGTTCGGCGACCCTACCCTGGCCACGATCGCCATCGTCACCGTCCACGTCTGGCGCATGCTCCCCTTCGCCACGGTGGTGCTCCTCGCAGGGATGACCTCGCTTCCCAAGGACGTGGAGGAGGCGGCGGTGGTGGACGGAGCCGGCTTCTGGCGGCGCCTCTTCCACGTGGATGTGCCCCTCCTGCTGCCAGTGGTGACGGTGGCCGTGCTCTTCGGCGTGGTCTTCACCGCCACGGACCTGGGCGTGGTCTACCTGCTCACCCGAGGCGGGCCCTACAACACCACCCACGTGCTGGCAAGCTACGCCTTCCAGCAGGGCATCCTGGGGGCGGACCTGGGGCAGGGGGCGGCCATCGCCGTCTTCCTCTTCCCGCTGCTGGTGCTGGTGGCCATCGGTATGCTCCGCGTGGCCCGGGGATCGGAGGTGGGGCAGTCGTGA
- a CDS encoding cation:proton antiporter domain-containing protein codes for MVPLLTARSRRLKIPLVVGEILAGVLAGPSVLGWVTPDRWLDFLATLGLTYLMFLSGLEVDFGALMRAREAGRATRSFRAPLCFYGLTLLLSAGAALGFAAMGLVRNPWVAALAMATTSLGVVLPILKERGLSGSDFGQQLLLAALVADFGTMLLLAGVVALLTGGNVAHVLLISVLFLAFFLLYRLARAVVPRGGWLGELGHATSQLGVRGSFMIIFVFVALAEGLGAEVILGAFLAGALVSLLERGEAEDLRSKLDAIGFGFFIPLFFIMVGVRLEVGAVLGRPDTLVLAGLMLLGLYGIKLLAAQLSLAGPVPHRLASGFLLAPGLSLVVAVADVALSIGQIGIALHAALILVAVISSLISPLLFDHWAPRARDVPRHVVIAGAGRACQVLAQRLGARGLRVRVVDTRPVQLAEARAQGIESGEHPLTAGELIAQGRSWAEAGAPLTWVLPSDSDELNARLALDLRERTDEPIVAFAGDPAVAARLAEHQIQAVTPALSTLMLAENLVAQPELFHLFTGTDGEVGAAEVRLAEPAWHETPIRHIPIPHGVLLLAVARDGEHLVPNGDTRLLLGDRIALVGRKDLLDEATRLLGRR; via the coding sequence GTGGTACCCCTGCTCACGGCCCGGTCCCGCCGGCTGAAGATCCCGCTGGTGGTGGGCGAGATCCTGGCGGGCGTGCTGGCGGGCCCGTCGGTGCTGGGGTGGGTCACGCCGGACCGCTGGCTCGACTTCCTGGCCACCCTGGGCCTCACCTACCTCATGTTCCTCTCGGGGCTCGAGGTCGACTTCGGTGCGCTGATGCGCGCGCGGGAGGCCGGGCGCGCGACCCGCAGCTTCCGGGCGCCTCTATGTTTCTACGGCCTCACCCTGCTCCTCTCGGCCGGGGCCGCGCTCGGCTTCGCCGCCATGGGGCTCGTCCGCAATCCGTGGGTGGCCGCGCTGGCCATGGCCACCACCTCGCTGGGCGTGGTGCTGCCGATCTTGAAGGAACGGGGCCTGTCGGGGTCGGACTTCGGGCAGCAGCTGCTGCTCGCGGCCCTTGTGGCCGACTTCGGCACCATGCTCCTCCTGGCAGGCGTGGTGGCCCTCCTCACCGGCGGGAACGTGGCCCATGTCCTCCTGATCTCCGTCCTCTTCCTGGCCTTCTTCCTCCTCTACCGCCTCGCCCGCGCCGTGGTGCCGCGCGGCGGCTGGCTCGGGGAGCTGGGCCATGCCACGTCCCAGCTCGGGGTGCGGGGCAGCTTCATGATCATCTTCGTTTTCGTGGCCCTGGCCGAGGGGCTGGGGGCCGAGGTGATCCTGGGGGCCTTCCTGGCCGGCGCGCTCGTCTCCCTGCTGGAGAGGGGCGAGGCGGAGGATCTGCGCTCCAAGCTGGACGCGATCGGCTTCGGCTTCTTCATCCCTCTTTTCTTCATCATGGTCGGGGTTCGTCTGGAGGTGGGCGCGGTGCTGGGCCGGCCCGACACGCTGGTGCTGGCGGGGCTCATGTTGCTGGGCCTCTACGGCATCAAGCTCCTGGCGGCGCAGCTGAGCCTGGCGGGACCTGTGCCCCACCGCCTGGCCAGCGGCTTCCTCCTGGCCCCCGGGCTCAGCCTGGTGGTGGCCGTGGCCGACGTGGCGCTGAGCATCGGGCAGATCGGCATCGCGCTCCACGCCGCCCTGATCCTGGTGGCCGTGATCTCGAGCCTCATCTCGCCCCTCCTCTTCGACCACTGGGCACCCCGGGCCCGTGACGTGCCCCGGCACGTGGTGATCGCGGGCGCCGGCCGGGCATGCCAGGTGCTGGCTCAGCGGCTGGGCGCGCGAGGGCTCCGGGTGCGGGTGGTGGACACCCGGCCCGTGCAGCTTGCCGAGGCACGCGCCCAAGGCATCGAGTCCGGCGAGCACCCGCTCACCGCCGGCGAGCTCATCGCCCAGGGCCGCAGCTGGGCCGAAGCCGGGGCGCCACTCACCTGGGTGCTCCCGTCGGATTCCGACGAGCTGAACGCCCGCCTGGCCCTCGACCTGCGGGAGCGGACCGACGAGCCCATCGTGGCCTTCGCCGGCGACCCGGCCGTGGCCGCCCGCCTGGCGGAGCATCAGATCCAGGCGGTGACGCCGGCCCTCTCGACCCTGATGCTGGCTGAGAACCTGGTGGCCCAGCCTGAGCTTTTCCACCTCTTCACCGGAACGGACGGCGAGGTGGGGGCGGCCGAGGTTCGCCTGGCCGAGCCCGCATGGCACGAGACGCCTATCCGCCACATCCCCATCCCCCACGGCGTGCTGCTGCTGGCGGTGGCCCGCGATGGCGAGCACCTCGTGCCCAACGGAGACACCCGCCTGCTCCTGGGCGACCGCATCGCCCTTGTGGGGCGAAAGGACCTCCTGGACGAAGCGACCCGGCTGCTGGGGCGGCGGTGA
- a CDS encoding HpcH/HpaI aldolase family protein, whose product MGNRVKERLKQGLPSVGNWINIPSPAVAELLAGHGMDWLLVDTEHCPTDYETIENLLRAMRGTEVVPLVRVAGNDPVLIKKALDRGALGVLVPLVNSAEEAAAAVAAAKYPPEGIRGVAGTRASRYGADLRAYFASWNQDVLVAVQVETRQALEQVEAIAAVPGVDVVFIGPNDLSANLGVFQQYDHPAFAEAVARVLRATRAHGVAAGYMASDSASVLAKIEEGFTFVSAGSDTRLLSAAAAATYGAIERGLGERGFR is encoded by the coding sequence GTGGGCAATCGAGTGAAGGAACGGCTGAAGCAGGGGCTCCCGAGCGTGGGGAACTGGATCAACATCCCCTCGCCGGCGGTGGCGGAGCTCCTGGCAGGCCACGGTATGGACTGGCTCCTGGTCGACACCGAGCACTGCCCCACGGACTACGAGACGATCGAGAACCTCCTGCGGGCGATGCGCGGCACCGAGGTGGTGCCGCTGGTGCGGGTGGCAGGCAACGACCCGGTGCTGATCAAGAAGGCGTTGGACCGGGGCGCCCTGGGGGTCCTGGTGCCCCTGGTGAACTCCGCGGAGGAGGCGGCCGCCGCGGTCGCGGCCGCCAAGTACCCGCCCGAAGGGATCCGGGGGGTGGCCGGAACCCGGGCCAGCCGGTACGGCGCGGACCTGCGGGCCTACTTCGCAAGCTGGAATCAGGACGTGCTGGTGGCCGTCCAGGTGGAGACCCGTCAGGCGCTGGAGCAGGTGGAGGCCATCGCGGCGGTGCCCGGCGTGGACGTGGTCTTCATCGGCCCCAACGACCTCTCCGCCAACCTGGGGGTCTTCCAGCAGTACGACCACCCTGCCTTCGCGGAGGCGGTGGCGCGCGTCCTGCGGGCGACCCGGGCCCACGGCGTGGCCGCCGGCTACATGGCGTCCGACTCGGCCTCCGTCCTGGCCAAGATCGAGGAAGGCTTCACCTTCGTCTCGGCCGGCAGCGACACCCGCCTCCTGAGCGCCGCGGCCGCCGCCACCTACGGGGCCATCGAGCGGGGATTGGGCGAGCGGGGGTTCCGCTGA